A genomic stretch from Mycobacterium cookii includes:
- a CDS encoding glycosyltransferase: MKFVLASWGSRGDVEPNLAVGRELVRRGHDVCMAVPPDLVDFTEAAGVPAVGFGPEARSILDSHREFWTCFFSHPWRVRKLVRSRLDIAAPLLRGWQEMSTTLMSLADGADLLFTGINFEDAAANVAEHYDIPLATLHYFPLRPNGQTLRFLPAPLARAAVAAFWWVTWRGMKKAEDAQRRELGLPKATGSAPRRITERGSLEIQAYDEACFPGLAAEWAKWDCQRPFVGTLTLELATAADDEVASWIAAGTPPIYFGFGSIPVESPSDTIAMIAAACARLGERALIGAAGTDFGNVPHFEHVKVVGTMNYATVFPACRAVVHHGGSSTTPIAMRAGVPQLILFWDMVHAVYGAAVKRLKVGSARRFSTATEEALVHDLRLILGPDYVSRARELATRITEPAKSAAAAADRLEDFARLARTGRTERSV; encoded by the coding sequence ATGAAATTCGTGCTGGCCAGTTGGGGCAGCCGCGGCGACGTCGAGCCCAACCTCGCCGTCGGCCGCGAGTTGGTTCGGCGCGGTCACGACGTGTGCATGGCCGTCCCGCCCGACCTGGTCGATTTCACGGAGGCAGCGGGGGTCCCGGCAGTCGGCTTCGGACCGGAAGCGCGGTCGATTCTGGACTCGCATCGGGAGTTCTGGACGTGTTTCTTCAGCCACCCCTGGAGGGTTCGGAAGCTGGTCAGGTCGCGACTCGACATCGCGGCACCGCTGCTTCGGGGATGGCAGGAGATGAGCACCACGCTGATGTCGCTGGCAGACGGGGCCGACCTGCTTTTCACCGGCATCAATTTCGAGGACGCCGCCGCCAATGTTGCCGAGCACTACGACATTCCGCTGGCGACGTTGCACTATTTCCCGTTGCGGCCCAACGGCCAGACCCTGCGATTTCTGCCGGCGCCGTTGGCCCGCGCGGCAGTGGCAGCGTTCTGGTGGGTGACCTGGCGCGGAATGAAGAAGGCGGAGGACGCCCAGCGCCGTGAACTCGGCCTGCCGAAAGCAACCGGCTCCGCGCCGCGGCGGATCACCGAACGCGGGTCGCTGGAAATCCAGGCCTACGACGAGGCGTGCTTTCCCGGGCTGGCGGCCGAGTGGGCGAAGTGGGACTGTCAACGACCGTTCGTGGGCACGCTGACGCTCGAGTTGGCGACGGCTGCCGACGACGAAGTCGCGTCGTGGATCGCCGCGGGCACGCCGCCGATCTACTTCGGGTTCGGCAGCATTCCGGTCGAATCTCCGAGCGACACCATTGCGATGATCGCCGCGGCCTGTGCGCGGTTGGGTGAGCGGGCGCTGATCGGTGCAGCCGGCACCGACTTCGGTAACGTCCCCCACTTCGAGCACGTAAAAGTGGTCGGCACGATGAATTACGCCACCGTCTTCCCCGCCTGTCGTGCGGTCGTCCACCACGGCGGCTCGAGCACGACGCCCATCGCGATGCGCGCCGGCGTCCCCCAGCTGATCCTGTTCTGGGACATGGTTCACGCGGTTTACGGAGCTGCTGTCAAACGGTTGAAGGTGGGTAGCGCCCGGCGCTTTTCGACCGCGACCGAGGAGGCGTTGGTCCACGACTTGCGCCTGATCCTCGGGCCGGACTACGTGTCCCGGGCTCGCGAGCTCGCCACCCGGATCACCGAGCCCGCCAAAAGCGCTGCCGCCGCCGCTGACCGGCTGGAGGATTTCGCCCGTCTCGCCCGTACCGGTCGTACGGAACGGAGCGTGTGA